The sequence below is a genomic window from Harmonia axyridis chromosome 1, icHarAxyr1.1, whole genome shotgun sequence.
CAGCAATTATATACAGACAGAATCAGCTCAAGACCTATCATCGGACCACTCATCGATTTTGATGACTCTCAGTACAACCGCCAAGTTCCGGCAGAAAAAAAGTACACTCGCAACATCTAAAACCAACTGGAAActatttcaagaattattaaGTGACAGAATGAGAGTAGATATTGATCTCAATGAAATTGAGGAATTGGACGAAGCTGCAAGGTATACTACAGAAGTAATTCAGGGAGCAGCCTGGGAATCCACACCAACCCCATCAAAAGAGGATGATATCGAAACAAAATTACCACTGCAAATTCGAGAACTAGTAATTGCTAAACGACAAGCTAGAGGTATATGGCAAAGATCCCGTAACCCACCGGAAAAAACAGTTTATAACCGCTTAggtagaaaacttcaaaaaagtCTTGAAGATTATTCTAACTCGCAATTTCAACACCACATTCAAAATATAGACAACAACAGTGAACACAACATTTGGAAAGCCACGAAGAAATATAAGAGACCTACAACACGAAAACCTCCAATCCGAAAGACAACTGGGGAATGGGCCACCTCCGATgaggaaaaatcaaaaatcttCGCTTTACACTTGTCACAAGTACCGAGACCGGATGATCCACATCCGGGCTACAATGATACAGAGGTTGAGTCTTTTCTTGATATTGCGTGCCAGATGTCTCTTCCCATAAAACCTTTCAGACCCAAGGAAATTCTTCAGGGAATTGAAAgctaaaaaataagaaagcacCCGGTTTCGATTTGATAACTgcagaaattctgaaaaaactgCCACAAAAGGCTATATTATTACTCAATATTATATTCAACCGTATGATGAGCCTTTCCTATGTCCCGACCATCTGGAATTATGCTGAGATAATAATGATATCCAAGCCAAACAAACCTGAATACGACGTGAGATCTTATGGACCCATAAGCCTTTTACCAACTCTAgctaaattgtttgaaaaactTCTACTCAAGAGATTGAAGAAAGATAATATAGATCTTTACACAATACTACCCAACCATCAGCTTGAATTTAGGGAAAACGATTCGGCAAGCCATCAAATACAAAGACAAAAAATTTGTACTGCTGTATTCCTGGGTTCATCGCAAGCATTCGACAAGGTTTGGCATAATGGCCTTCTCTACAAAAATCTTCCTCAGCCATACTATCtaatcagggccgtcgctagccaaattgccgccctaggcaaatacccaatttgccgccctaacagtcaactctgcagaatgcaaaaaaattattttgggttatcggggtcttctatcgaaatatgaaaaagttgaaggcgacagtttgtaaaattttaattataataacatagaaaaaatataaacaaaaccaacaagttcaaacttgtacaaaaaatgaaaatcattttaggattggtaaggaacaataataggaatacataatatgaatgactagaacaaaaaatatctttccggaaaaaatattcaacaaattattcaaaaattaacttttcgatcatttattcaaatgatcgaaaagttaattaattaaatgtCAAAATTGGCATTTAAGGATTGGTAAAAACGAATAATATACATGACGAgtataaataaacaaatgtaaagatagagatacataatataaatgactagaagaaaaatataagtacaatatacatataatgaGATAAGTTGATTAGTGATACAAATCTGGAAATATTActcagaaaattcaaagaactctttagaaattaacttttcgaGCTTTCATTTTTGCAAATTTGCTCACAAGTTCTTTGATATCTAATGATTCTGCCATTTCAGATTCAATGGATAGATAAgctacattatttcaaattcgaatgcgcccacccccaaaactaattaatttgataaaaaatcatgtgtgaaattctttgaaattaaaaaaaaagtattcaacactttcttcttggaattcggatttctgaaaaaaattgaaaatgccgccctccaatatttgccgccccggcaaaatgccaATTAGCCAGCCTCCAGAGCGGGCCCTGATTCAGTATTTAATTAAGAAAAAGTTCTTCAAGGGGCAATTGAAAGTTCCGGGCGAGGGAAGTATGAGaacgttttagaaaaatattatcttgaaatttttgttttctctttcggcaccttacattttgaacatgtgaatttttgttcataaagtaGAATATCGTAACTGAATCTAAGCGCCCCAATTTTTCTCCAGGGGGCGCCTGGACAGTTTTGGGGCGCACTACTACCACCCCGGAAACGTACCTGAAAGAAGCACGGATCATATTTCTTTGGGAACATTAtacctattttgaaataaatgaatatgattttttctattaagtCTATCTCATCATCCGACGCTTCGAACGTAGGTACTTCCCAGTTccgaaaaatgataataataaggaaatgatgaaaagaaaaaattatagaacttaCCTTCAGTAATctactttgaaatccttaaatccaaaggcaaatcgaaaaattcagaatataacactcactttgcacatacagtacgatcaaaaaaatattgttatataatGGAACGTGGTATAGAATAAAATAAACTTCTCAGATATGTATTTCTTAGGAAGGATgagatggaaatgatgaaatggaaacgtttctcgtatattttgcattcatctGGGAATAGGCATTCTGGTTGAAGAATTCTGGAGAAAAATATCCTCCACCCGCTATcctaataaagcaataaaattgagCATTGTAGCAAAGAGAAGCCCGACAAGCCTGATTAGTACATGTGTTTTTTAGCAtcaatatctcgtaaacagtaAACAGCTGTGAGAGGGTTtacacgacatctggatatttatgagttgttgtgtataatgcggcacctctgatagtttaaaatgttgattaaattgtctgtatattttcgtgttgtttctaaccgatttaaatctcatttcttactttgaatttctacacatatgatttttgttgatcaagattgaaattccgccccagaattttgccgccctaggcggtcgcctcccctgcctaccccctagcgacggccctgtatCTAATTCTAAAATCATATCTCACCAATCGATATTTTGCTGTGAAACAGGGTGATGCTCTATCTGAACCAACTAAAATAATAGCAAGAGTACCATAGGGAAGTATACTAGGTCCACTGCTTTATCTCATATATACATCCGACATTCCAGAGAATCAGAACACTACAATAGCATCATTTGCAGATGACATAGCAACACTCGCAACCCATGAAAATGCGGCTACAGCTTCCAAAAAACTCCAAGAACATCTGAATGAACTGGAGAAATGGTATCGACAAAGGCGTCTaaccatcaatgaaaaaaaatcagtccAAGTAACTTTCACCAACAAACGAAACATATAATATAACCACCAGTTAAAATACATAGAAATCAAATCCCGGTTAAAACAGAAACCAAATACCTAGGAATCCACTTAGACCAACGCCTCACCTGGAAACAACACATTCAAGCTAAAAAGGCGCAAATAATTATCAAATTCCGACAAATGTACTTGCTAATAGGCAGAAAATCCAAGCTATCCCTCCAAAACAAGGTACTGATTTACAAAGATATAATTAAACCAATATGGACATACGGTATTCAATTCTGGGGATGTGCCAAGGCCTCAAATATCCAAATAATACAGAGATTGCAATCCAAAATACTTCGGTCGTTAACAGATGCACCTTGGTACGTTTCCAATTTGACGATAcataatgatttgaaaatccaatttattgatgaggaaatcaaaaaacgatcaagaaaatatcaacaaaatctGAAAGGGCATGAAAACAGCATAATAGACAAACTAGCAGAAAACCCATTCAACAGAAGGAGACTACAGAAAACTTGGCCATTTGACTTCAATTGAAGTTTTGTGAATAAGAAGTGTCAATATGTTTGATAACTTCTACATGTCATTTTAAATTCATCACATTTACTTAATACTTTTCTAGAGTAgatgtaaatttcaataaaggatatataaaaaaaatgttcaaattataCAAGTTAGGGGTAAGCGagcgtttcaggcgcctctatttgagaggcggcaattcggcccagttagCTGGCCGCCTTTCATAGTTCGTACTTGATTCTTGAGAAAACATAAGAGTGTTCCGTTCCTGTTTTTCCTTGTAAACCGGTTTCCTTCCTAGTTTCCCTTTTGTGTTAATATTGACTTTCAGTTTCTCACGTGGAGTCGCTTCTGGAATATCGTTGTTTTGTTTGTTATCCCAGTTAGTTTTTTTgagcaatactgaaactttgcattCCCTACCGCCCTTAGTATCTTATGGTGTGATAAGTATTAGAACCTAATAATTAGGTAATCATTCTTCGATTGTACGCAGTGTCATGTCAAAGTTGGATTATGTTTGATAAATTTAACAGTGTGTAAGATAAGTATTTGTATTTTGTAATGTCAAGAAATTCCAACAATAAGGCAAGAAGAAAATCTTTATTATATTGATGATAACTCTAATTGCGGTGTTATCTGATAATGTTTGGGATGTTATGTAAAATACTATTAAATAAACACTCTGAAACAATAGATTGGTTCATTTCCAGATAGTGGATTGTTTTAATCAACTCCTGCGAAAATCacgtgtttaaaaaaaaaattaattctcttTACTCAGAGGGGCAGCAAATAGTGTTTGGCCTAGGGTAGGAAATGAGTCTAATCCGGCCCTGCcttgaatatttaattttccaTCACCAATTCCCACTTGGTTTAATTATCTGTTGTTAAACACTTGCGATAAAGAATCTATATAAACAATAAAGATCCCAAgttaaatttgaaagaaacgGCTTCGACAACCAttttgaatgagaaaaattattttgctcTGTGGAAGTTGTTTGCTCACAGAAACTATTTTGGTCATATGATTGATATATAAACGTCAAGTATGAAGTATGTCAACTTGATATccttcaaaaagaaatagagCTAAGTTGAAGTAAGGATTTATTTATCACATGATAAGTTATTGAAGGAGTGTAGGTTGAGCAGTATTCTTGAAACATTCCAAAATGCCCATTTGTGGACCAAAATTGTCGATATGTGGTATAATTCTAAGCATTTGGGGAATTATCCAATTGGTAAGAAAGTTATACTGAAGTTATAatttgtttctgaaaaaatatgttCAAGGGTCTCATGGGAATATTCTATTTCTTTGGAGCAGTAGCTCTTTCTGAAGATCTTCCAGAAGTAGAATTTGATCCAGAACACGGCTTGAAAGATTTTTATTCCAAAATTGATGCAGGATATACACAAGTAAATAgtttaattatgtttttatattttctaaatgatttttctttcagaatGCTTACAATTGTTGGATAGCTGCTTTGTTATACCTGGCTACGTTAGTATTTTCAGCGCAACAATTTTGGGCCAATAACCGTTCTTCATTAAGTGTTTGAAATGTTTCATTTGGTTTTTCtcaaaaacttgaaatattcaattaaaaacaaatattgtgtaaatattcatttcataggtTTTGTAGATTAGctgaaatttcaatcaatagGATTCATTGAGTTCTAGTTGTAAATGTCTTGTTTCAATATAAGTTTGTTACTATTATTCACACT
It includes:
- the LOC123670619 gene encoding ribonuclease kappa, producing MPICGPKLSICGIILSIWGIIQLGLMGIFYFFGAVALSEDLPEVEFDPEHGLKDFYSKIDAGYTQNAYNCWIAALLYLATLVFSAQQFWANNRSSLSV